Proteins from a genomic interval of Crassostrea angulata isolate pt1a10 chromosome 7, ASM2561291v2, whole genome shotgun sequence:
- the LOC128193069 gene encoding small ubiquitin-related modifier 2-like, with the protein MSEEKKDEIKPESSEHINLKVTGQDGSVVHFKIKKNTPLRKLMSAYCDRAGLKLGVVRFRFDGNPINETDTPSGLDMEDGDSIDVFQQQTGGLL; encoded by the exons atgtcagAGGAGAAAAAG gaTGAAATTAAACCTGAAAGCAGTGAACACATTAACTTAAAGGTCACTGGACAAGATGGAAGTGTtgtgcattttaaaattaagaagaaCACCCCCCTGAGGAAACTGATGTCTGCATACTGTGACAGAGCt GGATTAAAGCTTGGAGTTGTGCGATTTAGATTTGACGGAAATCCCATTAATGAAACAGACACACCTTCAGGG TTGGATATGGAAGACGGAGATAGTATAGATGTATTTCAACAGCAGACAGGAGGTTTATTGTGA
- the LOC128157171 gene encoding MBT domain-containing protein 1-like isoform X1, translated as MDQSDTDWGGWNTRDSMDGDSFSRREDSNLSMGDTKSDSVYDGSNIGNDDEYSNMYDDYNDDYQDGSDTEDDDDDENERPYTSTPQSMPFKFINGKDGMATCEKCGAVGIKHAFYSKSKRFCSLSCSRSFATSQREGKQSPTGKGDGVISPLPPKKPAAKKLANQAHLQRPVDNVPRTLTKRAGGLKGFDWGPYLSSGGAEAAPVSYFKHCPMYDSWHNITTGMKLEVINFECDLSSDAFWIATVIKIGGYKALMRYEGYANDPSHDFWVNLCTDEVHPVGWCATSGKPLVPPKYIQNKYVDWKEYLVKRLTGSRTLPNNFYNKVVESINSHGFKYHMQVEVVDKMCVSAMRVARVEEIIGGRLRLQYSDTKEEDDFWCHCRSSLVHPIAWSQQSGHKLHATNDYRNKCLNKIAVEKYDANDATPSLFFKMKEPPNGLKFQVGMKLEAIDPLNLSAICVATVMKVLKNNYLMIGIDGSMAENGSDWFCYHATSPCIFPVGFCKINGLDLTPPRGHKGPFKWFDYLKQTKAIAAPVKLFDKDIPKHGFKSGMKIEAVDLMEPRLICVGTVLQVVGRLLRVHFDGWENEYDQWVDCESPDMYPVGWCEVMDYSLEGPRVKVEQVQQIMPTHKMSKEQKKRKGKTQIYKGPRKSKKTERKTKMGSPLADQQQRSLQENNRDQGFLSYGSRTRPAHHSLPPLVDPVVTAVPKGSQEMETSDTSTNDGPPQLSPHSITENQLKPSSQTPRHSDSHTKSTSQPYVKQEPMDISDNLSNQSNTSISSSPNGKTALSNLLMSKTTNQVKIITPASSQGNEQMSLLAARQSTVSPDQWSVSDVCYFLKSHDCALYCESFVKMGIDGQRLLTLSKEQIASITGMKVGASLKISELVQQLKSRCSKPNV; from the exons ATG gatCAGAGTGATACAG ATTGGGGAGGATGGAATACAAGAGATTCCATGGATGGAGATTCCTTCTCCAGGAGGGAGGATTCCAACCTCAGTATGGGAGACACCAAGTCAGATTCTGTGTATGATGGGAGCAATATAGGT AATGATGATGAATACAGTAATATGTATGATGACTACAATGACGATTACCAAGATGGGTCAGACACtgaagatgatgatgacgatgaaAATGAGCGTCCATACACATCAACGCCTCAGTCCATGCCATTTAAGTTTATTAATGGAAAAGATGGAATGG CTACTTGTGAAAAATGTGGTGCTGTTGGAATAAAGCATGCGTTTTACTCCAAGTCAAAGCGTTTCTGCAGCCTTTCTTGCTCTAGAAGTTTTGCCACTTCTCAGAGGGAGGGTAAACAGAGTCCAACAGGAAAGGGAGATGGAGTCATTTCTCCTTTG CCACCAAAGAAGCCAGCTGCTAAAAAATTGGCAAATCAAGCCCATCTCCAGCGGCCTGTGGACAATGTGCCCAGAACCCTGACAAAGAGAGCAG GTGGATTGAAAGGTTTTGACTGGGGACCTTACTTATCCTCGGGAGGAGCTGAGGCAGCACCTGTCAGCTACTTCAAACAT TGCCCTATGTATGATAGCTGGCACAACATTACCACAGGGATGAAGCTGGAGGTCATTAACTTCGAGTGTGATCTATCTAGTGACGCATTCTGGATAGCCACTGTCATCAAAATAGGag GATATAAGGCACTGATGCGGTATGAGGGCTATGCCAATGACCCGTCACATGATTTCTGGGTCAATCTCTGTACAGATGAGGTCCATCCAGTTGGCTGGTGTGCTACAAGTGGGAAACCTCTTGTTCCCCCAAAGT acaTTCAGAACAAGTATGTGGATTGGAAAGAATACCTTGTAAAGAGATTGACAGGTTCTAGAACTCTGCCCAATAACTTCTACAACAAG GTGGTGGAATCCATCAACAGCCATGGTTTCAAGTACCACATGCAGGTAGAAGTGGTTGACAAAATGTGTGTGTCGGCCATGCGTGTTGCCAGGGTAGAGGAAATCATAGGAGGGAGACTGAGACTGCAATATTCTGACACTAAG GAGGAGGACGACTTTTGGTGTCACTGCAGATCCTCTCTAGTCCACCCCATCGCCTGGTCACAGCAGAGTGGGCACAAACTTCATGCCACTAATG attataGAAACAAGTGTTTAAATAAGATTGCTGTTGAAAAATATGATGCTAATGATGCTACACCAAGTTTGTTTTTCAAA ATGAAAGAACCCCCAAATggattaaaatttcaagttggAATGAAGCTTGAAGCTATTGATCCATTGAACCTCTCTGCAATCTGTGTTGCAACAGTTATGAAG GTGCTGAAGAATAATTACCTGATGATTGGTATTGACGGGTCCATGGCAGAGAATGGGTCTGATTGGTTCTGCTACCACGCCACCTCACCCTGTATATTTCCTGTGGGGTTCTGTAAAATCAACGGCCTTGACCTTACTCCTCCCAGAG GTCACAAGGGTCCATTTAAATGGTTTGACTATCTGAAACAAACCAAAGCTATAGCAGCACCTGTCAAATTATTTGACAAA GACATACCTAAACATGGTTTTAAGAGTGGGATGAAGATTGAAGCTGTGGACTTGATGGAGCCAAG GCTGATCTGTGTGGGAACAGTGCTACAAGTGGTGGGGCGCTTACTGAGGGTCCACTTTGATGGGTGGGAGAACGAGTATGACCAGTGGGTGGACTGTGAGTCCCCAGACATGTACCCCGTGGGATGGTGCGAGGTCATGGACTACAGTCTGGAAGGACCAAGGGTCAAAG tGGAACAAGTTCAGCAAATTATGCCAACACACAAAATGTCAAAAGAGCAGAAGAAACGCAAGGGTAAAACGCAGATTTACAAAGGCCCAAGAAAGAGTAAGAAAACCG AGAGGAAGACAAAGATGGGGTCTCCTCTGGCTGACCAGCAGCAGAGGTCTCTGCAAGAAAACAACAGGGATCAGGGCTTCTTGTCGTATGGAAGCCGCACACGACCAGCCCACCACAGTCTGCCACCGCTGGTAGATCCTGTGGTGACTGCCGTCCCTAAAG GATCCCAAGAAATGGAGACATCTGACACCAGTACCAATGATGGGCCGCCACAACTCAGCCCTCATTCTATCACAGAGAACCAGCTAAAACCCTCGTCACAAACACCGCGTCATTCTGATAGTCATACAAAATCTACATCACAGCCATATGTCAAACAGGAACCAATGGACATTAGTGACAATCTGTCAAATCAATCCAATACCAGCATTTCCAGTTCACCAAATGGGAAAACAGCCTTGTCCAACCTGTTGATGTCAAAAACCACCAATCAAGTCAAAATCATCACACCTGCATCTTCCCAGGGTAATGAACAGATGTCGTTATTAGCGGCACGTCAGTCAACGGTGTCGCCTGATCAGTGGTCCGTGTCCGACGTCTGCTATTTCCTGAAGTCGCATGACTGTGCCTTGTACTGCGAAAGCTTTGTCAAAATG GGGATTGATGGCCAGAGGTTGCTTACGCTGTCAAAGGAGCAGATTGCAAGCATTACTGGAATGAAAGTGGGTGCTTCGTTGAAGATCTCGGAACTTGTTCAGCAGCTAAAGTCAAGGTGCAGCAAACCTAATGTGTAA
- the LOC128157171 gene encoding MBT domain-containing protein 1-like isoform X2, with the protein MDQSDTDWGGWNTRDSMDGDSFSRREDSNLSMGDTKSDSVYDGSNIGNDDEYSNMYDDYNDDYQDGSDTEDDDDDENERPYTSTPQSMPFKFINGKDGMATCEKCGAVGIKHAFYSKSKRFCSLSCSRSFATSQREGKQSPTGKGDGVISPLPPKKPAAKKLANQAHLQRPVDNVPRTLTKRAGGLKGFDWGPYLSSGGAEAAPVSYFKHCPMYDSWHNITTGMKLEVINFECDLSSDAFWIATVIKIGGYKALMRYEGYANDPSHDFWVNLCTDEVHPVGWCATSGKPLVPPKYIQNKYVDWKEYLVKRLTGSRTLPNNFYNKVVESINSHGFKYHMQVEVVDKMCVSAMRVARVEEIIGGRLRLQYSDTKEEDDFWCHCRSSLVHPIAWSQQSGHKLHATNDYRNKCLNKIAVEKYDANDATPSLFFKMKEPPNGLKFQVGMKLEAIDPLNLSAICVATVMKVLKNNYLMIGIDGSMAENGSDWFCYHATSPCIFPVGFCKINGLDLTPPRGHKGPFKWFDYLKQTKAIAAPVKLFDKDIPKHGFKSGMKIEAVDLMEPRLICVGTVLQVVGRLLRVHFDGWENEYDQWVDCESPDMYPVGWCEVMDYSLEGPRVKVEQVQQIMPTHKMSKEQKKRKGKTQIYKGPRKKRKTKMGSPLADQQQRSLQENNRDQGFLSYGSRTRPAHHSLPPLVDPVVTAVPKGSQEMETSDTSTNDGPPQLSPHSITENQLKPSSQTPRHSDSHTKSTSQPYVKQEPMDISDNLSNQSNTSISSSPNGKTALSNLLMSKTTNQVKIITPASSQGNEQMSLLAARQSTVSPDQWSVSDVCYFLKSHDCALYCESFVKMGIDGQRLLTLSKEQIASITGMKVGASLKISELVQQLKSRCSKPNV; encoded by the exons ATG gatCAGAGTGATACAG ATTGGGGAGGATGGAATACAAGAGATTCCATGGATGGAGATTCCTTCTCCAGGAGGGAGGATTCCAACCTCAGTATGGGAGACACCAAGTCAGATTCTGTGTATGATGGGAGCAATATAGGT AATGATGATGAATACAGTAATATGTATGATGACTACAATGACGATTACCAAGATGGGTCAGACACtgaagatgatgatgacgatgaaAATGAGCGTCCATACACATCAACGCCTCAGTCCATGCCATTTAAGTTTATTAATGGAAAAGATGGAATGG CTACTTGTGAAAAATGTGGTGCTGTTGGAATAAAGCATGCGTTTTACTCCAAGTCAAAGCGTTTCTGCAGCCTTTCTTGCTCTAGAAGTTTTGCCACTTCTCAGAGGGAGGGTAAACAGAGTCCAACAGGAAAGGGAGATGGAGTCATTTCTCCTTTG CCACCAAAGAAGCCAGCTGCTAAAAAATTGGCAAATCAAGCCCATCTCCAGCGGCCTGTGGACAATGTGCCCAGAACCCTGACAAAGAGAGCAG GTGGATTGAAAGGTTTTGACTGGGGACCTTACTTATCCTCGGGAGGAGCTGAGGCAGCACCTGTCAGCTACTTCAAACAT TGCCCTATGTATGATAGCTGGCACAACATTACCACAGGGATGAAGCTGGAGGTCATTAACTTCGAGTGTGATCTATCTAGTGACGCATTCTGGATAGCCACTGTCATCAAAATAGGag GATATAAGGCACTGATGCGGTATGAGGGCTATGCCAATGACCCGTCACATGATTTCTGGGTCAATCTCTGTACAGATGAGGTCCATCCAGTTGGCTGGTGTGCTACAAGTGGGAAACCTCTTGTTCCCCCAAAGT acaTTCAGAACAAGTATGTGGATTGGAAAGAATACCTTGTAAAGAGATTGACAGGTTCTAGAACTCTGCCCAATAACTTCTACAACAAG GTGGTGGAATCCATCAACAGCCATGGTTTCAAGTACCACATGCAGGTAGAAGTGGTTGACAAAATGTGTGTGTCGGCCATGCGTGTTGCCAGGGTAGAGGAAATCATAGGAGGGAGACTGAGACTGCAATATTCTGACACTAAG GAGGAGGACGACTTTTGGTGTCACTGCAGATCCTCTCTAGTCCACCCCATCGCCTGGTCACAGCAGAGTGGGCACAAACTTCATGCCACTAATG attataGAAACAAGTGTTTAAATAAGATTGCTGTTGAAAAATATGATGCTAATGATGCTACACCAAGTTTGTTTTTCAAA ATGAAAGAACCCCCAAATggattaaaatttcaagttggAATGAAGCTTGAAGCTATTGATCCATTGAACCTCTCTGCAATCTGTGTTGCAACAGTTATGAAG GTGCTGAAGAATAATTACCTGATGATTGGTATTGACGGGTCCATGGCAGAGAATGGGTCTGATTGGTTCTGCTACCACGCCACCTCACCCTGTATATTTCCTGTGGGGTTCTGTAAAATCAACGGCCTTGACCTTACTCCTCCCAGAG GTCACAAGGGTCCATTTAAATGGTTTGACTATCTGAAACAAACCAAAGCTATAGCAGCACCTGTCAAATTATTTGACAAA GACATACCTAAACATGGTTTTAAGAGTGGGATGAAGATTGAAGCTGTGGACTTGATGGAGCCAAG GCTGATCTGTGTGGGAACAGTGCTACAAGTGGTGGGGCGCTTACTGAGGGTCCACTTTGATGGGTGGGAGAACGAGTATGACCAGTGGGTGGACTGTGAGTCCCCAGACATGTACCCCGTGGGATGGTGCGAGGTCATGGACTACAGTCTGGAAGGACCAAGGGTCAAAG tGGAACAAGTTCAGCAAATTATGCCAACACACAAAATGTCAAAAGAGCAGAAGAAACGCAAGGGTAAAACGCAGATTTACAAAGGCCCAAGAAAGA AGAGGAAGACAAAGATGGGGTCTCCTCTGGCTGACCAGCAGCAGAGGTCTCTGCAAGAAAACAACAGGGATCAGGGCTTCTTGTCGTATGGAAGCCGCACACGACCAGCCCACCACAGTCTGCCACCGCTGGTAGATCCTGTGGTGACTGCCGTCCCTAAAG GATCCCAAGAAATGGAGACATCTGACACCAGTACCAATGATGGGCCGCCACAACTCAGCCCTCATTCTATCACAGAGAACCAGCTAAAACCCTCGTCACAAACACCGCGTCATTCTGATAGTCATACAAAATCTACATCACAGCCATATGTCAAACAGGAACCAATGGACATTAGTGACAATCTGTCAAATCAATCCAATACCAGCATTTCCAGTTCACCAAATGGGAAAACAGCCTTGTCCAACCTGTTGATGTCAAAAACCACCAATCAAGTCAAAATCATCACACCTGCATCTTCCCAGGGTAATGAACAGATGTCGTTATTAGCGGCACGTCAGTCAACGGTGTCGCCTGATCAGTGGTCCGTGTCCGACGTCTGCTATTTCCTGAAGTCGCATGACTGTGCCTTGTACTGCGAAAGCTTTGTCAAAATG GGGATTGATGGCCAGAGGTTGCTTACGCTGTCAAAGGAGCAGATTGCAAGCATTACTGGAATGAAAGTGGGTGCTTCGTTGAAGATCTCGGAACTTGTTCAGCAGCTAAAGTCAAGGTGCAGCAAACCTAATGTGTAA